DNA from Gracilinanus agilis isolate LMUSP501 chromosome 3, AgileGrace, whole genome shotgun sequence:
acaacccaataccacatgcctgtgtgtgtgtgagagagactcCATTTGGTGGACATGTAAATGGAGGTGTCTGGATGTGTGTAGGGTTGTCACACCTGAGGCGATCACATATCTGTAAGCCTGAGCATCTATGCTTGGGAATAAGAGGTGTGTTTACTGTGTATAAAAAGGATGGCCCTCGGTGAGAGCTGTGGGTGCTCTGAACCCTCCACCCCCAGCTGCCTTCACCCAGGAGGGTTCCCCCTCTGATGCTGACTGTTTTCAGAGAAAACACAGGAAGCCACTTCAGGCGCAAAGCGAAGACTACAGCAACAGGACATGGGAAGTGGCATGGGCGAGCGCCGCCTTCTCCCAGGTAGAGGGGAGATTGGAGGTTTGTGTGTGTGAGCCTCCAGTCTGCAGCAGGACCCCAGCCCTGCCCCATCTCCCTTTCCTCGTGCTGCCCAGAGATCCGGTTCTCCCATCTTTCCAAAGAGGGTAGGACCAACTCCCAAGGAATGAAGGTGGAACGGTGGGACTTCAGTCAGGCAGAGAGGAAAGTCTGGCATCTGAGGTCCCATGGCCCCCCCATCCAGTATCCACAATACCCTGAGGATGACAGCAGGAAGGGTCCTCTCCCCAGCCCCTACCTCCATCCCCAAACACTCACCCACCTTcaggaatggcttgatgttttacataattgatttagctccttgtgtatttgagtaattagacctctgtcagagttttttgttataaatatttttttcccagtttgttgtttcccttctgattttggttgcattgtttttgtttgtacaaaacctttttaatttagtattatcaaaattatttattttatattttgtaatttttctaactcttgcttggttttaaaatctttcctttcccagagatctgacaagtacactactctgtattcacttaatttactcACAGTTTCCTTCGGATAGGATTCATAGGACCTAGAATGTCAGCATTTAGACCAGAGAAAACGAAATCTGGGCCATCTTTAGGATATCCTGACTCCAGGCGTTTTCTCTTGCTTCATCTCTGTCTCCCGACTTCCTTCCAGGCCCAGATGAAATCCTTCCTTCTTcgggaagcctttcctaatcccacTTAATGCTGTTAATGATCTCCTCCGTAGCCTGGATGTAGCTCCACCGTCCCTAGTTACTTGGACATTTGCCTCTCAGAAGAGACGGGGAGCTCCTCGAGAGCAGGAATcacattttgcctttctttgcatccccaaagcttagcacagtgtccggCACCTAACAGGCACTTCATAGATCCTTGTTGACCCGATGGCTGGCTGATGAACTGACAGCCAGGAGGGGCTTTAGAACCCAGCATGGCAGAGacagaaggaatcttagaacacagaagagGACAGGACTGTTGAATAGGAGATTGAGAAGGAAACCGAGGGGTCCTCTTgtccagtttccttttttatatctaAGGAAGCTGACCTAAAGCAGCGCAGACTGGATGGCAAACCAGGCCCTCTTAGTCCATCCCTGCTGCTGTCCAGGCCCCCATCAAATACACAACAACAGGCGTATGTCACTGAATTCCATAGGATGCCATTATTGCCCTCGTCCCCAACTTGAGAGAGAATGTAGTCAGCAAAATAACGTTCACGTTCTAAATAACTCCTCGGTTCTCTAATTCTCTGGTTTATGAAGCATTTTCTCAACAACAACCCTTTGATTCAAGagctatcatctccattttattttatttgtttgtttgtttgtttatttatttataaaaacccttgccttccatcttggagtcaatactgtatattggctccaaggcagaagagtggtaagggctaggcaatggggtcaagtgacttgcccagggtcacacagctgggaagtatctaaggccagatttgaatgtctctaggcctggctttcaatccactgagccacccagctgccccatctttgTTTTATCAACGAAGAAACTTATTTCCTCCGTCCCAGAGGGGTAAAATTCATACAACTGGTAAAGGGCTGAAGCAGGCCTCGAACCCAGATTTCAGGGCCCCCAGGGTTAGTGCTCATTCGTTTGTACTGTACTCTTGGGTCAGCAATGTGTCTGTGGAAATTGTGTGtcaaagaaaactccaatgggGGTGGAGAGCAGGCAGGGAGGGCCCCAAGAAAGATGGGACTTCAGAAGGATCAGTAAGAGTGGGGGCTTCCCCTTGCACCccaaattatctccctcattTCCTGAATTTCCATCTATCGCTCACATTCTTATCTTGCTTCATCATATATtggaaggtgtttttttttttcctcacaacagctctagAAAGAGGTTCCTCTAAACATTATCATGGTAGTCACAGAGGTGAGGCTTAGGAACATAGATCACAGATTCAGTTTTAGTACAGGAGGTGATTGGGTTCAACCCTCGTCATTTTACAGGGAGGAAGCTGAGGGCCAGAGATGTGAAGCAATTTATCCAAGCTCACATTGTGAGTAAGGGGCATatcagggatttgaacccaggttttccaatTCCTGATTCATACACTTTCCAATCCATCAGGGACtcgaacccagatctcctgacccAGCTAGAGTTCTTTTGGTTtggtatttctctctctctgtctctctgtctctgtctgtctctgtctcactctgtctgtctgtctgtctgtctctccctgtctctctgtctctgtctgtctgtctgtctgtctgtctctctctctctctgtttggcTTAGGAGACATATGGGAGTCATGGGGGTAGGcagcagagatgaagaagggagaaagatgatgaaattcCCAGTAAACTCTGCTAAGACTGTCCCCAGTGGGAAAGAGAGGttgaggagggaggaggatgTTTGGAGAGGCCACTGAAGGCAGGTGATAAAAAATCGAAAAGATTGATTGCACATGGTTTGGAGACCCCAGAGAAGATGACTTTAGTTCTCTGAGGCCCTTGGAGACTTGCCTGAACGACTTCTTAGCCAGCCAGCAtcctaagggcagctaggtagcatagtggataccAAACCAAACTGGAGtcgggaggtcctgcgttcaaatctgacctcagacacttcctagctgtgtgaccccgggaaagttgcctagcccttaccactcttgggccttagaactaatacatagtattgattctaagatgaaaggtaagggttaaaaaaacaaaccaaccaaaagATTTCCTTAGCCAACATCCAGTGGAAAAGGAAATTTTCCAAAGGAACTTCAGGGTCAAGCTCCCACTGCCAATCATGCCCCTTATCCTCTCTCCACCCCAGTTAAAAtagccttccttcctttcttcccttcctgtgCCTGGTCCTTCTGGGCCGCCTCTTCATGAAGACTCTCCATCCCACATTGGAAATCTTCCTTGCTATGCGTATCCCGGAAGCTCTGGGAAAGGGATAAAAAGCCTTCCCTCTCCCAGGGGTCTCTGGCAGCTAAGGGTCTCCTTCCCACAGGACTGTGACCCTAACACTCCCCTCCTTGGGCTTGCTGAACAAACTGTCCTCTATTTGTCCAAACAAATGGGAGAAAAGAACACTCCAGCTTCCTCCGTGCCTCTGAGGTCATCATCCAGAACTAGGAGAGAtctcaggggccatctagtccagagCCCTCCTTTTAGTCAGGGGACAAAGTAGTCACCATCAGAAGCGGTTTATAGCCCCATCCTTGCATTACTTAGTCATGTGGCCTCAGTTTCTATCTGATGAGAGGTCTGAACTAAATGTCTCCAAATacacttaaaacaaaacaaaacacccaaacccttaccttctgtcttacagttgaTACTAATtctcaattccaaggcagaagaggtataaggctaggcaactgggcttaagtgacttgcccagggtcacacagctagggagtatctgaggccacatttgaacccaggacttcccatcttcaggtcttgctctctatccactaagctacccagctgccccttgtaaaTGCACATTAAAGCAGTTGGGGAATTCCCCAAAGCCTCGGCTCATCTAGTCTCACCTGACCCAGGCAAAGGGTCACTTTAGGTCCCACCTTATGGCCCACCCCATCCCAAGAGCCCGGATACAGTCTAAAGCTTTTCCGCTCTCCTCCCTCCTGCCGCTGGCTCCTGGGCACTCACTCCTGTGATGCTGCCCCTGCTTGGACTCAGCTCCTCTGGCTCCAAACCCAGCTCCCCTGTGCCCCGGCCAAGTTTCAGGGACTTCCCCAAAGCCTTGTTGGAGAAGGCAGCCTTTGCCCCCAGGACCCGGGGACCGCTGCTACCTCCCTGTGGGGCTGGGGTCAAGATTCTCACACAGGCTTAAGGTCGGGGATCCCCAGAGACAAGTCTGGGATCTCCAGAACGATCGTGGGGTTACCATGGGGCCGATGCCAGGGGATGAGGCGGCGCTGCAGCCTTCTCGGGGCTAGTCCAGAGTCACTAGTGTCCCACAGGGCCCAGATTCTCCCAAGACCCTTCTCAAGGCTTCCTGCCATCCCCTTCCCTTTGGATGCCCCTGGAAGCGCTGGGCACCCTTTCCTTACCTGCCTATGGTGGGCTCCTGCCTGGTATGTTCACTGAGCCCGGCTCACATGGTCCTTCTGGTCCATCAGCCCCGTCACCCCCCGGAGGATGGACGAGGCTTCCAGCTCCTTGTCACTGCCTCAATTTGCCTTCTCAGCAACCAGCCCACGTCCAACCCCAACTTCCTGTCTCCTTCTGAGAGAGTGAGTGAGAAAGAAGGCAGCAGCCAACCCCAGAACCCAAGTCAGGCCCTCCCTCAACCACAAGCCCAGAACAACAGTGCCAGCCACGCCCCCCAATATCCAGGGGCCTGGTAGTAGGGAGCTGTGGTCACAGGGGGTTCCAGGCTTCCCCACCAGGTGGAGAAAGGGGGGGACAGACTGTAGAGAGCATTGGAGTCAGAAGACGTAGGGTggagttgtgtgactttgggtaagtcacttcccctcaAGAGGTTTCTTCTTCTGTTTAGTGAGCTGGTTGGACTTGATCAGGGGTTCTTAGCATTTTTTGGTAccatggacccctttggaagACTGGTAAAACCTATGGATTCCCTCTCAGAATGTTGTTGTTAATCATCATTGAAGGAAatgatacattttatttaaagagTAGTAAAAGTAAAGATCTGTTTTCTTCCCATCCAAGGATCCCCCCAGGAAATCTATTCCCAAACCTTGGTCGTCTGGTGCCCAAAGGTCTCTACAAAGAAGAGGACCTTGGGAACATCTGGACCACCAGGGGAAGTAATCTCCCTTTCCATCCCTAGCCCACTCCTCCCACATAGACTGATTGATGCACCACTggcttgctatgtgaccttgtctCTGAGTTTGAATTTCCATCTTTTCTAGATGAAAGGATTGAAATGATAGAGAATCACAGACTTTGAGATGAAAGAccacagaggccatctagtccaacccacccattttacagatgaggaaacagtcactaaacatttattaaacatctcctaagtgccagccattgtgctaagGTCTGGGGGatacagaaagaagcaaaaaaagaacCCCTGCCCACAGGAGCTTCCCACCAAATGGATCTATAGGAATTCGGTGACTTGCCCCAGATCCTACAAAGGATCAGAAGCAGAACTAACTTTGGAACTCGGGTCCTCAGACTCCAGACCCCACACACTTTCCACTGTATCACGGCACCTCCttcagactagatggcctctagggGTCCTTTCAGCCCTGACTTCCCTTTGGGGACAACAAGCGCACACTGGCAATGTTGTGGGAAAGCTCTGGGCTCCCTGCAGGCCTCTGAGGCACCCCAGCTCAGACACGAAGCTCAGTAAGGGGCAGAGATGAGTCAACAGGCCTCCTTGCCCTCAAGGCCACAGAGAATCACTCAACTCAGTGAACCCTGCCAGGGTGGATTCACTGCTGTGCTGGAAACAGCTCCCATAACCTCGCCTTGAGCCAAGATGTtgaggaaaggggaggggtgAGGGGACAGGGGAAGAGGAGGCCACAGAGACATTGTTGGGGTTTGAGAGGTGGAAACTGGTGCTGGTCTTGCTCACCTCAACTGAGGCGGGTGAGGGGGGcaggaaatgggggaggggaaggaagccAAAGATGGAAAGTCAGACAAAGAGAGGTGAACAGCAGAAACAAAAGCTATAGAGGGAGAGGAACAAAGAGACAAACATAGAGACTGAGACACAAATgtaaaaggagagacagaaaggagagagggggagagggacagacagagagggaaggaaggaaatagaggaggaaaaagagagagaacaagagaggagggagagagacacaaagggaccaggagggaaggagggagggagagaaaaacagagaggggTAGAAACAgttagaaagaaggggagaaggggagagagagagagagagaNNNNNNNNNNNNNNNNNNNNNNNNNNNNNNNNNNNNNNNNNNNNNNNNNNNNNNNNNNNNNNNNNNNNNNNNNNNNNNNNNNNNNNNNNNNNNNNNNNNNNNNNNNNNNNNNNNNNNNNNNNNNNNNNNNNNNNNNNNNNNNNNNNNNNNNNNNNNNNNNNNNNNNNNNNNNNNNNNNNNNNNNNNNNNNNNNNNNNNNNNNNNNNNNNNNNNNNNNNNNNNNNNNNNNNNNNNNNNNNNNNNNNNNNNNNNNNNNNNNNNNNNNNNNNNNNNNNNNNNNNNNNNNNNNNNNNNNNNNNNNNNacagacagacagatagaggaggaggagaaggagagagacagagacagacagaaagacagaggaagagaaggggagagagggaggaggagacagagatagagacagggaggagggagagggagaggaagagagcaacagagagagggaggagagagacagagacccacagaaagacagacagaggaagggaggagacagagagataggcatgggggggggggggagagagagaaagagaaagagagagagaagtcagtgagagagtgagagacagggagatggagaaggagagagacagagacagccagaaagacagagacagaggaaggaagggagggagagggaggagacagagaaagagacagacagtgggagggagaaggaaagggagagaaatagaaagacagagatagagagaggagacagttagagagacagaaaaaaccctgaaagactgagagagagaaacaggcagACACACAAGGCAGAGAGCCAGAACCCCAAAAGCAGATGACAAGAGAGAACAGAgctaaatgagagagaaaagctGGGGGTTTGAGACAGAAACAGGTTTTCCTCCCTTGAAAACCTGCAGCACACCTGGTGACCTCTCTCCATCCCCCAGTGACAAGGTAGCTGAGTAGCCCCAGGAGCCCACAGCAGGCAGGAATGGCATTTATTGGAGGGCTTGGGTAAGGGTGAACATGCCCAAAGGGCCCTTGTCTCCTGGAGAGTGGGGAGAACTGGCCCTGGAAAGGCAGCagggctccctccctccctccagtctGTGAGCTGGGACCCTTctcctgcccagggtcactgggggtgggggctggggtGGGATAGCCCTGAGGGAGCGCTGAGGATGCCCAGCTCTCTGCAGCAGGGCCGACTGCTCAGCAGAGCGTGAACCAACGAGCACTGATGTTCATCCGCGTGAGGCCGATGTCCCTGAGCGGGGGAGCCAGGAGGCGAGTGGGCCGGAGGGAGCCTGGGCTCAGTAGCTGGGCGGCCTCTCCAAAGCCCAGCCCCTCGGCCTCGGCCTCCAGCTCAGCATCGTCTAACAGCTCCTGGTGTTGCCTGCAGATCTGTTCCACCTTGAGCTGGTGCATGCGGGACCGGAGGCGCAGTAGCTGCCCGGCCAGCTCCCGGTCCTGGGCCCGCATCTGCCTCTGGGGGAAATGATTCAGGCTGAGGATTGGGGCCCTGGCTGGCTGCCCGCCACTTTGGGCAGGGAGCCAGGGATGCTGTGGGCAGAGGTGTTTCTCCCCCACCTCCATCCTGTGTCCGGCAGCTGGCCAGCCCCTTGAAGCGCTGACTTTCTCTGACCCGTCCAGCTCAGCTCTTCCTGGCTCCTCCTTTCTCCCGAGCCCAGCTccaccctctcctcttcctcctcttccaggaatgataataataactcccaTGGCCGTAGCCTTTGagggtttataaagcacttcctCACAAGTGTCCAGGAGGGGAGCAGTCAAGATTGGAATCCAAGACTCTGTTCCCCTGCCTCAGGAATGGAGTCAGGGGCTTTTCACTTTGTCACCAAAGACTGATTAAGCACCTGTTGGGTTCCAGGCACAgcctggggttgggggtggggggtcaaACATTGCATGCTAAGTTATTTCTTGAGGACGGGGACTTCACTCTTCCTGTCTCCACCCTACCACAGACTTCAGCCTCCCCTAGAGAAATCGGGATCATAGacgaagagagaaaaaagatcctagtccaacaccctcacttgacagatgaggaaactgaggcccagagggatgaagtgatttgtccacagtcGGGGGAAGAGATCTACACAAGGATTTGAACTAGGTCCTCTAACTCAAGAAGCCCATTTTTTTTCACATGCAGTCCCGTTCAGTCTGAACTGAAAAGGGTTTCTGAAAATCGGGAACTCCCTAAGGGCAAGGCAACATCCTCTTCCTCCGCCTAGGACCTCCCcctgtgcctctctctctctttaatggGGGTGGGGGCTCCCGGACAGTGACTTCATACTATCCTCCTCTACCAAGACCGCCCCCCACCCCAGACTTACCAACTCCTCTCTGAGCCACTGCAAGGCATCATCCAGAGTGTGAAAACCACAGATGGCCCCAGGACCTGGTTCCTCCAGTTCATCCCTGGCATGACCTCGGTGCCAGGCTTGGCTTTGGACCCGGGCTGTCCACTCGAGGTATGAGGGCCTTCTGGTCTGTAGCTTCAGTTTGGCAGTGAGAGCCTTCAAGCTGTCCAGTGTCTCCTCCTcttgttcttcctcctcacccagggcCCCAAATGACAGAGACCCCAGGGACATGATGACGGCCGCTCTGGCAGGACCAGAGACCTCCGTCCTTGTGTTGAAGGGGACAGATGGGTAATCTGTGGCTAAAGTTAGGAGTAGGAGGTGAGTGTGTAAGATTGAGTGTGTGGCTGATTTCCCTGGAATTCTATAATAATGGGAACTCACGTGACCCCCAGAGGAAAGCAATGGGGGAGTTGAGGGGGGGCAGGATCTCAGTTTCTCTGGCCTCAAGGTCAAGTTTAATTGTCTTTGCCCAAAAGGAGACACCCTGTTCTCTGAAAGGAAACTTGTCCAGGCCAGGGAACTACTGGGGATGTTGGCTCTGCCCTTTGGCATCTCCCAACTTTCCTTCCTATCTCTTCCAACCAGATTGAGGGGTACCACTGAGGGCCAAAACTCAGCTTGGGATAGGGGCAGAATGTGGGACCTCAAGCTGGATCAGGGGGCAAAATGGGAAGTACCAGTCTGGAGGGTGGCAGAGTATTAGATTCTAATGGGGGAGTAGAGACTGTGGGGTAGACTGGGAGAGCAAGTGCTAGGTTGGGTTGGGATCCCATCATAGAAATAGGATCCAAGACTTGATGGAGGcaaaatttgaggaagaagaacaGACCGTGAAGGTGGTCCGGTCCCAgccaaaaggaaggaaataagtgcCCAGTCTGGTGGGGGGCAAGTGCTAGTTGGGTTGGCATACTCAGGATAGGTGTCAAAGATGGAATTCTCGGGGTTGGAGGAGATTGAAAGTACTGATCCTGGAGAAGAGCCTGGAGGGGCTTCAGGGTGGCCTCCCCGGTGGCACCCTGGGTGCCAAGGATCAGGGCACTTAAGTGATGAGCCAACTACCCCCAGGGGGCGCTCCTTAACCAACGATTACCAGATAAGCTGACAGATACTGTCAGCATTTAAGGTAGCCCGGCAGGGACCCAACAGAGAGGACTCAATTTAAGTACTGGATAGGACCTTGGAGACCAGCTAATCCATCTGTTACTTCAGAGAAGAGACTGAGGATCAGAGTAGGAAGGGGATTTTGACAATCTAGGACTAGCTGGTGGCAAAACAAAGCAAGCTGGAGATAAAGTGTGTgcctattgattggggaatggctgaacaaattgtggtatattcatGTCTCCCTGTAAGAAACAAGAAACAGGAGGAATTCAATAAGACACAGGAAGGCAtgaatgaactgatacaaagggaAGGAAGCTaaaccaggagaatatcataCACATTGGCTctgagtgaaaggaaaaaggcCCCTTACTaaggggcaagggaagggaaggggaaattcatttctgcccctcctcccccttccttggAGAGGTGGGCAAAATATCTTATACATTTCCTGGCACTGCCAAGAATGTTTGATTTAACTGTGTCTCCTTGTAAGGGAAGGAGGCTcactggagatggggagggggataTTTGGAAATGGCTGTGATAGAAAAAcaagcaatattttaaaatgcattcatttaaaaattagtgGCAGGACTTCTATCCAGCACTTCTGCCTTCAAGTCCAGAGGGAAGGGGTGAgccagagagaggagaaggaggaagggaggaggacgAATTAGACAGTTGCCTGGCCCATTATTTTAAGGAGCAAGGCAGAGGAGAAGAGAGCTCTGTGTTTGGGAATTGTTTGGGTGGACTGGGTTCAAGAACACCTGGGTCTCCAGTTAGATTCCAAGCAGTGTCAAACCTGAGCACCCAAAGCCCCTTAGCTGTGGGGCCACCTTAACAGCCCCATCTTGCAAGCTTCACCCGCCCCAGGGGCAGTTCCTGTTCCCCTACCCCATCCCAGGGACTGTCCAGATCATTGGGTTCCTGTTCTGGTCCTCCTTTTAGACTGAGAGGACTGCCTGTGCCCTGGGGCTGCAGCACCCTGAGACCCCAGCCTTTT
Protein-coding regions in this window:
- the FAM167B gene encoding protein FAM167B — translated: MSLGSLSFGALGEEEEQEEETLDSLKALTAKLKLQTRRPSYLEWTARVQSQAWHRGHARDELEEPGPGAICGFHTLDDALQWLREELRQMRAQDRELAGQLLRLRSRMHQLKVEQICRQHQELLDDAELEAEAEGLGFGEAAQLLSPGSLRPTRLLAPPLRDIGLTRMNISARWFTLC